The Puntigrus tetrazona isolate hp1 chromosome 16, ASM1883169v1, whole genome shotgun sequence genome includes a region encoding these proteins:
- the adipoqb gene encoding adiponectin, C1Q and collagen domain containing, b: MMLLWKILFGIFLTGQLCQSQDILEENIEQTALDERTEGEEDTEELDGPGTDVIQPDHRQPCAMWMGGVPGTPGHSGKPGRDGRDGHDGPRGEKGDKGEAGEKGDPGQKGDTGPAGPRGFPGNPGLKGAHGESALSYHSAFSVGLSELVPATNVPIRFSKFFYNDQHHYDDVSGKFRCVLPGVYFFTYHLTVYTKDAKVSLYMNDKTIMFTFDQYQETNVDQASGSVILHLETGDEVWLQVYGDETFGGVYADNTNDSTFSGFLLYPDIPESASRR; the protein is encoded by the exons ATGATGCTACTATGGAAGATCTTATTTGGAATATTTCTCACTGGACAACTCTGTCAAAGTCAAGACATTCTTGAGGAGAATATAGAGCAGACAGCATTAGATGAAAGGACTGAGGGGGAAGAGGACACTGAAGAGCTTGATGGTCCGGGAACAGATGTCATTCAACCTGATCATAGACAACCATGTGCCATGTGGATGGGAGGTGTTCCTGGCACACCTGGGCACAGTGGTAAACCTGGAAGAGATGGCAGAGATGGCCATGATGGACCGAGGGGTGAGAAGGGAGATAAAG GTGAAGCAGGTGAAAAGGGGGATCCTGGACAGAAGGGAGACACTGGCCCTGCTGGACCAAGAGGCTTTCCTGGCAACCCAGGTCTGAAAGGGGCCCATGGTGAAAGTGCTTTGTCTTACCATTCAGCCTTTAGTGTAGGTCTGAGTGAGCTTGTTCCTGCCACCAATGTGCCAATCCGCTTCAGCAAGTTCTTCTACAATGACCAGCACCATTACGATGACGTTTCCGGAAAGTTCCGCTGTGTTCTGCCAGGAGTGTACTTTTTTACTTATCATCTCACCGTATATACTAAAGATGCTAAAGTCAGTCTCTACATGAATGACAAGACCATCATGTTCACCTTCGACCAATACCAAGAGACCAATGTGGATCAGGCATCAGGTTCTGTTATCTTGCATTTGGAGACAGGAGATGAGGTTTGGCTGCAAGTCTATGGAGATGAAACATTTGGGGGAGTGTATGCAGATAACACCAACGACTCTACTTTCTCCGGTTTCCTCTTGTACCCTGATATTCCTGAATCTGCATCGAGACGCTGA